Proteins encoded in a region of the Zea mays cultivar B73 chromosome 2, Zm-B73-REFERENCE-NAM-5.0, whole genome shotgun sequence genome:
- the LOC103645961 gene encoding probable protein phosphatase 2C 44, which yields MVGRMERQTASSSASCSSSSSSSSVCGGKKRPDILNMIRNAACLNSSSTDTGKGRSKLSTNKVTHGFHLVEGKSGHGMEDYHVAEYKYVKNHELGLFAIFDGHLGDKVPSYLKANLFSNIMKEPLFWSSPEEAIKNAYCSTNKYILENGKQLGPGGSTAVTAIVVDGKDMLIANVGDSRAVVCEMGSANQLTVDHEPDTTEERQRIEKHGGFVTTFPGDVPRVNGQLAVARAFGDQSLKAHLSSKPDTRHVPIDSSIEFVILASDGLWKVMKNQEAVDLVKSIKDPKAAAKRLTTEALARKSKDDISCIVIRFRC from the exons ATGGTCGGCCGGATGGAGCGGCAGACCGCGTCGTCGTCAGCTtcgtgctcctcctcctcctcttcctcctcgGTCTGCGGCGGCAAGAAGCGCCCTGATATCCTCAACATGATCCGG AATGCAGCCTGTCTTAATTCGTCATCTACTGATACCGGCAAGGGAAGGAGTAAATTGTCAACCAACAAAGTTACACATGGATTCCACCTGGTGGAAGGCAAGTCCGGCCATGGCATGGAAGACTACCATGTGGCAGAGTACAAATATGTGAAGAACCATGAGCTTGGTCTCTTCGCCATCTTTGATGGCCATTTAGGAGATAAGGTGCCAAGTTACCTGAAAGCTAACCTTTTCAGCAACATAATGAAAGAG CCTCTCTTCTGGTCTAGTCCTGAAGAAGCAATAAAGAATGCATACTGCTCTACAAACAAATATATCCTGGAAAATGGCAAACAACTTGGACCAGGTGGTTCAACAGCAGTTACAGCTATTGTAGTCGATGGTAAGGACATGTTGATCGCAAATGTAGGCGACTCTCGAGCTGTTGTGTGTGAAATGGGCTCTGCTAATCAGCTCACTGTTGACCATGAGCCCGATACAACTGAGGAAAGGCAGAGGATTGAAAAGCACGGTGGCTTTGTAACGACATTTCCTG GTGATGTTCCTCGGGTGAATGGCCAGCTTGCTGTTGCTAGAGCATTTGGTGACCAAAGCCTCAAGGCCCACTTGAGCTCTAAACCTGATACTAGACATGTACCAATAGACTCAAGTATAGAGTTCGTCATACTTGCCAGTGATGGATTGTGGAAG GTAATGAAGAACCAGGAAGCCGTGGATCTCGTGAAGTCAATCAAGGATCCCAAGGCAGCAGCGAAGCGATTGACCACTGAAGCGTTGGCAAGGAAGAGCAAAGATGACATCTCTTGCATTGTCATCCGTTTCCGCTGCTGA
- the LOC109943956 gene encoding uncharacterized protein, translating to MLNKGKFWICLLFCESIIFLIVIEFMEFRKGPLTGTAFDPLPLPSGVPVPMCFCGDPCKVDKSEDHDTYRQRYWMCANFAFEPTIVQRRMNLMTPPPLCDFEQWIDTEISEKDKKWLENLQKWDAEDKERMKKRREELAAEQQREDEEKMRRVAECREDKEKKLERARRAKEAMEENPDAFRKGKWPCCTQ from the exons ATGCTAAACAAAGGTAAGTTTTGGATCTGCCTCTTATTTTGTGAGTCTATTATATTTCTGATTGTTATAGAGTTTATGGAATTTAGGAAGGGTCCTTTGACCGGAACTGCCTTCGACCCGCTGCCTTTGCCAAGTGGTGTTCCAGTGCCTATGTgtttttgtggtgatccttgtaaggTCGATAAGTCTGAAGATCATGACACCTATCGACAGAggtattggatgtgtgctaactttGCATTTGAGCCAACTATTGTTCAACGTCGGATGAATTTAATG ACTCCTCCACCGCTATGTGATTTTGAGCAGTGGATTGACACAGAAATATCAGAGAAAGATAAGAAGTGGCTGGAGAATCTTCAAAAGTGGGATGCAGAGGACAAAGAGAGGATGAAAAAAAGACGAGAGGAGCTTGCTGCCGAGCAACAACGTGAAGACGAAGAGAAAATGAGGCGTGTTGCTGAATGCAGGGAAGATAAGGAGAAGAAGCTTGAGCGTGCACGTCGTGcaaaggaagcaatggaggagaaCCCTGATGCATTTCGCAAAGGCAAATGGCCCTGTTGTACTCAGTAG
- the LOC103646250 gene encoding uncharacterized protein — protein MWFRIPVGRPRVFQPRPWPWMIYGNERLRPTYAYIWDQVAAPFARAKRAYMEYVNEFDTLSASSVTWQPYNAPEYAGMIFSVVCSSEDELYMMQCPLVCFWCVEWHLPHRVQRQFGRNQLWPVEDVPTSKELHKFDRRKQKKITDFRQHHLILVNDWESGAENVYSNDELHNNSDYRRYQAWYQGATRCKLRQQWTAEDYADIDSSDDEETEYDLSTRLGTQVEAAPILDRVGNTLRRSVEDIDRQLLTTGDSSMRSFLQRLSRRLRGAAARCGYRTTIAHDVHVPSCTDTATPSTGLGAGFDYDHDEIGPSQLEGAPSTQPLQPQERRRHRSPQRYTPGTDALGKGKTRRR, from the exons ATGTG GTTTCGCATACCAGTTGGTCGACCACGTGTTTTCCAGCCTAGACCCTGGCCATGGATGATTTATGGAAATGAACGTCTTCGACCGACGTATGCTTATATTTGGGACCAAGTGGCAGCTCCTTTTGCGAGAGCTAAGAGGGCATACATGGAGTATGTTAACGAGTTTGACACCCTTTCTGCCTCTAGC GTCACATGGCAGCCATACAACGCACCTGAGTATGCTGGGATGATCTTTAGTGTAGTATGCAGCAGTGAAGATGAACTCTATATGATGCAATGTCCTTTGGTCTGTTTCTGGTGTGTTGAGTGGCACCTACCTCACAGGGTTCAGAGACAGTTTGGTAGGAACCAGCTATGGCCGGTTGAAGATGTTCCTACTTCAAAGGAGCTACACAA ATTTGACCGGCGGAAGCAAAAGAAGATAACGGACTTTCGTCAACATCATCTGATATTAGTAAATGATTGGGAATCGGGTGCTGAGAATGTATATTCCAACGATGAGTTGCACAACAACAGTGATTACAGGCGGTACCAAGCTTGGTACCAGGGTGCGACTCGTTGTAAGCTTCGCCAGCAGTGGACAGCGGAAGACTACGCCGACATTGATTCTTCTGACGATGAAGAAACGGAGTATGACCTGTCCACTAGACTGGGAACCCAAGTGGAGGCGGCACCCATATTAGATCGAGTG GGTAACACATTGCGACGGTCGGTAGAGGACATTGATCGCCAACTTTTGACTACGGGCGACAGCAGCATGCGCAGCTTCTTGCAG CGTTTATCTAGGCGCCTACGTGGAGCTGCTGCTCGCTGTGGCTACAGGACTACTATTGCACATGACGTCCATGTACCATCGTGTACCGACACAGCAACGCCCTCCACAGGTCTTGGTGCTGGCTTCGACTACGATCACGACGAGATAGGACCTTCACAGCTTGAGGGGGCTCCTTCGACACAGCCATTACAACCACAAGAGCGTAGGCGACACCGCTCTCCACAAcgttacactccaggcaccgacgctttaggcaagggtaagactaggagacGTTGA
- the LOC109944108 gene encoding protein MAIN-LIKE 1-like has product MAQSMSLIQVVVGPSVDPGRGRGTRWLWIRLVVGVEGEGEHHFLPTPSSMSVASAVDLVIIHALVVGRLARMAQFHLLDPFYDESHRGRLLSEGQDLATLRSRTHNGFLDMVFDDRYTNYLRRAGLDVISYQLRRGLPTIDSAAITALVDRWRPETHSFHLPFGEMTVTLEDAQKILGLDVGGRAVTGQCDSDGWRARVEGFLGRELPAEGVERTAGVGITWLRQSFGVCPADADEATVQFYC; this is encoded by the exons ATGGCCCAAAGTATGTCGCTGATCCAAGTAGTCGTTGGACCAAGCGTGGATCCAGGAAGAGGACGAGGCACAAgatggttatggatcaggttgGTGGTAGGAGTAGAAGGGGAAGGAGAACACCATTTCTTACCGACCCCGAGCAGTATGAGTGTGGCAAGTGCGGTAGACTTGGTCATAATTCACGCACTTGTCGTTGGCAGATTAGCGAG GATGGCACAGTTCCACCTCCTCGACCCGTTCTACGACGAGAGCCACCGGGGGCGCCTTCTGTCGGAAGGCCAG GACCTAGCAACGCTTCGTTCTAGGACACACAATGGGTTCCTAGACATGGTGTTCGACGACAGGTACACTAATTACCTCAGACGAGCAGGTCTAGATGTAATATCTTACCAGTTACGACGCGGGTTGCCTACTATTGATTCGGCGGCCATTACTGCACTTGTGGACAG GTGGCGGCCTGAGACACATAGTTTTCATCTTCCTTTTGGTGAGATGACAGTCACATTAGAGGATGCACAGAAGATACTTGGACTCGATGTTGGTGGCAGAGCAGTGACAGGCCAATGTGACTCTGACGGTTGGAGGGCTAGAGTTGAGGGCTTTCTTGGTAGGGAGCTTCCTGCTGAGGGCGTTGAAAGGACTGCTGGAGTAGGCATCACATGGCTCCGTCAGTCTTTTGGTGTGTGCCCTGCTGATGCTGATGAGGCTACAGTCCAGTTCTATTGTTGA